In the genome of Enterobacteriaceae endosymbiont of Donacia marginata, one region contains:
- the secG gene encoding preprotein translocase subunit SecG — protein sequence MYKLLLILFIFVSFFLVSIIMFQDNDDIDISASSSNTKSPFNTNMSNKILTKSIILLASLFFIISLLLSHINVKKYIKNIKLNNIVKNKI from the coding sequence ATGTATAAATTATTATTAATTTTATTTATTTTTGTTTCATTTTTTTTAGTTAGTATTATTATGTTTCAAGATAATGATGATATAGATATTAGTGCGTCATCAAGTAATACAAAATCACCTTTTAATACAAATATGTCTAATAAAATATTAACTAAAAGTATTATTCTTCTTGCATCTTTATTTTTTATAATTAGTTTATTATTAAGTCATATTAATGTAAAAAAATATATTAAAAATATTAAATTGAATAATATAGTGAAAAATAAAATTTAA